A genomic stretch from Chitinophaga agri includes:
- a CDS encoding cytochrome-c peroxidase, which yields MKIRNCLLVAIAGITSWIACTNTHTSAADFDKTIHQWLTIHIDSLEAGAERLRALAAARAPEQELRNAFKECRRSFKQLEWFSVYYAPATSRQLNGPPLPEIEVEENKRSDPTGLQVMEEMLFPYDTAVSADLLKEARGLISSLIPLRHTIENTRFDTAHVFDACKMEVFRTEALGISGFDTPLSGWGIEETGVALRAVKDIMALTGAPDTLLSRFDKTIAVTEKTVPAGTFDYAAFMAEQLNPLSAAMTDWFYAAGLPPIKYPQALKNTARTLFDSSAFNTAYFVHNADAIPTPQKVALGKMLFYDNRLAGNGQRNCSSCHQPEKAFTDGLPKNVALDGSSRVLRNTPTLLYAGLQQAQFYDMRSPTLENQVLDVLHNEAEMHSSPESVASWLNSDSVLKSQFKAAFPDMQDTILPRHVMRAIAAYIRELHPFRSDFDRYMRGDATALTTTQKKGLNLFMGKARCATCHFMPLFNGTGAPSFATSESEVLGVLRSPGIAELDPDMGRYTHTQLDELKYAFKTPTLRNIGLTAPYMHNGAYRTLEEVMTFYNKGGAAGYGITLPGQTLSADSLRLSAEEMKSIVAFMEALTDK from the coding sequence GCAGCAGATTTTGATAAGACCATTCACCAATGGCTGACCATACATATCGATTCACTGGAAGCAGGAGCGGAGCGCCTGCGGGCCCTGGCTGCCGCACGCGCACCAGAGCAGGAGCTGCGTAATGCCTTTAAGGAGTGCAGGCGGTCATTCAAACAGCTGGAGTGGTTCAGCGTGTACTATGCGCCCGCTACTTCCCGCCAGCTCAACGGCCCGCCATTACCAGAGATCGAAGTAGAGGAGAATAAACGCTCAGATCCCACGGGACTGCAGGTAATGGAGGAGATGTTATTCCCTTATGATACAGCTGTATCGGCCGATCTGCTGAAAGAGGCGAGGGGACTGATCTCCAGTCTGATCCCTTTAAGACATACCATCGAAAATACCCGCTTCGATACCGCCCACGTTTTTGATGCCTGTAAGATGGAGGTCTTCCGTACAGAAGCATTAGGCATCAGCGGCTTCGATACACCCTTATCCGGTTGGGGAATAGAAGAAACCGGGGTGGCCCTGCGTGCAGTAAAGGATATAATGGCCCTGACGGGCGCACCTGATACGCTGTTGTCCCGTTTCGACAAGACGATCGCTGTGACAGAAAAAACTGTACCGGCAGGCACCTTTGACTACGCAGCATTCATGGCAGAACAGCTGAATCCATTATCTGCTGCTATGACCGACTGGTTTTATGCCGCCGGACTGCCGCCCATTAAGTACCCACAGGCACTGAAGAACACGGCCCGTACGTTGTTTGACAGCAGCGCTTTCAATACCGCCTATTTTGTACATAATGCAGATGCGATACCTACACCTCAAAAGGTAGCCCTGGGTAAAATGCTCTTCTATGACAACAGACTGGCAGGTAACGGTCAGCGTAACTGCAGCAGCTGCCACCAGCCTGAGAAGGCATTTACCGACGGACTGCCTAAGAACGTGGCACTCGATGGTTCTTCCCGCGTATTACGCAATACGCCAACGCTACTTTATGCAGGCCTGCAACAGGCACAGTTCTACGACATGCGCTCTCCTACATTGGAAAATCAGGTGCTCGATGTCTTACATAACGAAGCAGAGATGCATTCTTCCCCCGAAAGCGTAGCCTCCTGGCTCAATAGTGACAGTGTCCTGAAATCACAATTTAAGGCCGCTTTTCCGGACATGCAGGATACTATACTACCCAGGCACGTGATGCGGGCGATCGCGGCTTATATAAGAGAATTACACCCTTTCCGTTCTGATTTCGACCGGTATATGCGCGGAGATGCGACGGCACTGACGACCACACAAAAGAAAGGCTTGAACCTGTTTATGGGAAAAGCCCGTTGTGCTACCTGCCACTTTATGCCATTGTTCAATGGCACCGGGGCTCCTTCCTTTGCTACGTCAGAGTCAGAAGTGCTGGGCGTATTAAGATCGCCAGGGATAGCGGAACTCGACCCCGACATGGGCAGATATACACATACCCAGCTGGATGAGCTGAAATATGCCTTTAAGACACCGACATTACGGAATATCGGTCTGACAGCCCCCTACATGCATAACGGCGCCTACAGGACACTGGAGGAAGTGATGACCTTCTATAACAAAGGCGGCGCTGCCGGTTATGGCATTACTTTGCCAGGGCAGACCCTGTCAGCAGATTCGCTGCGGTTATCAGCGGAAGAAATGAAAAGCATAGTAGCATTTATGGAAGCACTGACGGATAAATAA
- a CDS encoding response regulator, protein MSIRVAIFDDNQDIRDNICQLLRTAPSIAVAGVFSDARSCVDDVRDCDAGIVLLDIEMPEVNGIEAIRLLKNELPHVQILVQTAFEDDDRVFDSICAGASGYILKDDLDTRLTDAIQELQTGGSPMSPSIARRVLNLLQKSAIQKPEPSNDNYNLTAREKEVLTCVVNGMSYKMIASELSISYETVRSHVKKIYEKLRVASLTEAVALAINQRLV, encoded by the coding sequence ATGAGTATACGCGTTGCCATCTTTGACGACAACCAGGATATCCGCGACAACATCTGTCAGCTATTGCGTACCGCCCCTTCTATAGCCGTGGCGGGTGTGTTCAGCGATGCCCGCAGCTGTGTGGACGATGTCCGGGACTGTGACGCCGGGATCGTGCTGCTGGACATAGAGATGCCGGAGGTGAATGGTATTGAGGCGATCAGACTCCTGAAAAACGAATTGCCGCATGTACAGATATTGGTGCAGACGGCCTTTGAAGACGATGACAGGGTCTTTGACTCTATTTGCGCCGGTGCCTCCGGTTATATTCTGAAAGACGACCTGGATACACGACTGACAGATGCCATACAGGAACTGCAAACCGGCGGTTCCCCCATGAGTCCTTCCATTGCACGCCGGGTACTGAATCTGTTACAAAAATCGGCTATACAGAAACCGGAACCGAGCAACGATAACTATAACCTGACTGCCAGGGAAAAGGAAGTGCTGACCTGTGTGGTGAATGGTATGAGTTATAAAATGATTGCGTCAGAGCTGAGCATCAGCTATGAGACGGTGAGAAGTCATGTGAAAAAGATCTATGAGAAGTTACGGGTGGCGTCGCTGACAGAAGCGGTTGCACTGGCTATTAATCAGCGGCTGGTGTAG
- a CDS encoding 2'-5' RNA ligase family protein — MSNILIVTLEMEEVYQRHFNELRTRYFPAHANYLDAHITLFHHLPAAEPAITAALEAAAQRQPLMLTVAGIVHFGNGVAYRLVSDALQTMHSRLQQTFEPWLIRQDKQPLRPHITVQNKVTDFKARQLHETLSATFTPFEMKAVGLKTWRYLHGPWKAEQYFAFDALAE; from the coding sequence ATGAGTAATATCCTGATCGTCACGCTGGAGATGGAAGAAGTGTATCAACGACATTTTAATGAACTGCGTACACGTTACTTTCCCGCTCACGCCAATTACCTGGATGCACATATTACGTTGTTTCATCATTTACCCGCGGCGGAGCCGGCTATTACAGCCGCGTTGGAAGCAGCTGCACAGAGACAGCCGTTAATGCTGACGGTAGCAGGGATCGTACATTTTGGGAACGGAGTAGCCTACAGACTGGTATCTGACGCATTACAGACAATGCACAGCCGTCTGCAGCAAACTTTTGAGCCCTGGCTGATCCGACAGGACAAGCAACCGCTGCGCCCACATATAACTGTGCAGAATAAAGTGACGGACTTCAAGGCGAGACAATTACATGAAACATTGTCTGCAACGTTTACGCCTTTTGAAATGAAAGCCGTGGGATTAAAGACCTGGCGTTATCTGCACGGCCCATGGAAAGCGGAACAGTACTTTGCATTCGATGCGTTGGCCGAATAG
- a CDS encoding peroxiredoxin, whose product MANTLGIGDRIPDFTLQDQDGKTVNIRDYIGKKKLVIYFYPKDESAVCTKEACSFRDSYADFTDEGVEVIGINAGSVESHHAFKKHHRLPFTLLSDPGNKVLKQFGIRNVLFLTGRETFLVGLDGKIAASFRGFLNGAAHAQKMLSLLHATA is encoded by the coding sequence ATGGCAAATACATTAGGTATAGGCGACCGTATTCCTGATTTTACATTACAGGACCAGGATGGCAAGACAGTGAACATCCGTGATTATATAGGTAAGAAAAAACTGGTGATCTACTTTTATCCGAAGGATGAAAGTGCAGTCTGCACGAAAGAAGCCTGTTCATTCCGGGATAGCTATGCAGATTTTACAGATGAGGGAGTAGAAGTGATCGGCATCAACGCGGGCAGCGTAGAGAGTCATCATGCTTTTAAAAAGCATCACCGTCTACCCTTTACACTGTTAAGCGACCCGGGTAACAAGGTACTGAAACAGTTTGGTATCAGGAATGTATTGTTCCTGACAGGTCGTGAAACGTTCCTGGTAGGACTGGACGGAAAGATCGCCGCTTCTTTCAGAGGTTTCCTTAACGGGGCGGCACATGCACAGAAGATGCTTTCCCTCCTGCATGCCACTGCGTAA
- a CDS encoding M1 family metallopeptidase, which yields MTRILLALTLMLGYAGAASAQELYMPRNVKKAYENKTRARNGLPGERYWQNKGRYDIQLKVNAPSGVVYGAENVRYINNSPDTLKRLVIRLICNLHKVNAPRSGYVSRDFLTEGVTIDTFLVNGTNVPFDNDIATVGMVNLPKALNAKDSLDLHISWHYTLSQQSGREGKIDSSTFFLAYAYPRVSVYDDYNGWDQIEHMDRVEFYSDFNDYNVAVTVPGNYVVWGTGVLQNAAAVLQPAIAKRLNDSYTSDQLIHIASKEEMRAGKITQQNDWNTWKFTASNIADVTFGTSSHYVWDAASVVVDSTTGRRASVQAAYDDAAADFHHSVDFSRYALGWFSRNWPGIPYPFPTMTAFQGYADMEYPMMVNDATLGDQLGFAQLVQDHEIAHTYFPFYMGINESRYAFMDEGWATTFEYLIGIAEKGKEAADNFYKSFRVKYYISDPSGEEDQPIISQSHQVSGAGYGNNAYGKPSLAYLALKDMLGDVVFKKSLHAYMNNWNGKHPTPWDFFNSMNTASGQDLNWFWNNWFFSNNYIDLELVSVKAKKDNAAIAIANNGGFAIPFDVVVTFEDGTTKSVHQTPAVWKNGIKNITVNVPVNKAIASVKLDGVIYMDYTPVNNVWKK from the coding sequence ATGACCAGGATCTTACTCGCACTGACGCTGATGCTCGGCTATGCCGGCGCGGCTTCAGCACAGGAGCTGTACATGCCCCGCAATGTTAAAAAAGCCTACGAAAATAAAACACGTGCCAGGAACGGCCTTCCCGGAGAACGTTACTGGCAGAACAAAGGCCGCTATGATATACAGCTGAAAGTAAACGCGCCCTCCGGTGTGGTGTATGGTGCTGAAAATGTCCGTTATATCAACAACAGCCCCGACACCCTGAAAAGGCTTGTTATCCGCCTGATCTGTAACCTCCACAAGGTGAATGCGCCCCGGTCCGGATATGTAAGCCGCGATTTCCTTACGGAAGGGGTTACCATTGACACGTTCCTGGTCAATGGTACAAATGTGCCTTTTGACAATGATATTGCGACCGTTGGTATGGTAAACCTGCCAAAGGCGCTGAATGCAAAGGACAGCCTGGACCTTCATATCAGCTGGCACTACACCCTCTCTCAGCAGAGTGGCAGGGAAGGTAAGATCGATAGCTCCACCTTCTTCCTCGCGTACGCTTACCCGCGTGTATCCGTATATGATGATTATAACGGCTGGGACCAGATCGAACATATGGACAGGGTTGAGTTTTACAGCGATTTTAATGACTATAACGTAGCTGTGACGGTGCCCGGGAACTATGTAGTATGGGGTACCGGCGTACTGCAGAATGCAGCAGCCGTTTTACAGCCGGCAATCGCCAAACGCCTGAATGATTCCTATACATCCGACCAGCTGATACATATTGCCAGCAAGGAAGAAATGCGCGCGGGTAAGATTACACAACAGAATGACTGGAATACCTGGAAGTTCACCGCTTCAAACATCGCTGATGTAACCTTCGGTACCAGCAGCCATTATGTATGGGACGCCGCGAGCGTAGTGGTAGATAGCACTACTGGCAGACGTGCCAGTGTTCAGGCTGCTTATGACGATGCTGCCGCCGACTTTCATCATTCTGTGGATTTTTCACGCTACGCACTGGGATGGTTCTCCCGCAACTGGCCTGGTATCCCTTATCCCTTCCCGACAATGACCGCCTTCCAGGGGTATGCCGATATGGAATATCCGATGATGGTCAATGATGCGACCCTGGGTGACCAGTTAGGTTTCGCACAACTGGTACAGGACCACGAGATCGCACATACGTATTTCCCTTTCTACATGGGCATCAACGAAAGCCGTTATGCCTTTATGGATGAAGGCTGGGCAACCACCTTCGAATACCTCATCGGTATTGCAGAGAAAGGGAAGGAAGCGGCAGACAACTTCTATAAGTCATTCCGTGTAAAATATTACATCAGTGATCCTTCCGGCGAAGAAGATCAGCCCATCATTTCTCAGTCGCACCAGGTAAGTGGCGCCGGTTACGGCAATAATGCCTACGGTAAGCCTTCCCTGGCGTATCTGGCCCTGAAAGACATGCTGGGAGATGTGGTGTTTAAAAAGTCGCTGCACGCCTACATGAACAACTGGAACGGTAAACATCCGACGCCATGGGACTTCTTCAATTCCATGAATACCGCTTCCGGTCAGGACCTCAACTGGTTCTGGAATAACTGGTTCTTCAGCAATAATTATATTGACCTGGAACTGGTAAGTGTAAAAGCTAAAAAAGACAACGCAGCAATAGCGATTGCCAATAACGGCGGATTTGCCATTCCATTTGATGTGGTGGTGACCTTTGAAGATGGTACGACAAAATCCGTACATCAGACGCCTGCTGTATGGAAGAACGGTATTAAGAATATCACGGTAAATGTGCCTGTCAATAAAGCTATCGCCTCCGTAAAACTGGACGGTGTGATCTACATGGATTACACACCTGTAAATAATGTATGGAAAAAATAA
- a CDS encoding AraC family transcriptional regulator, translated as MQVKNYLQKIDLTVPRELQTLVENRRVFNLRSCELNIFESYEQAYHVPLTFNDLVITSMIRGKKVMHLSDKPSFDYLPGETVIVPPHETMIIDFPEATVDNPTQCIALAIDDIYIRETVDYLNNYYNSGEGRQNWQLSFQRYHFENNHEVTELINKLIRICTSEDRSKNIYADLQLKELLIRLLQSQQLGQAVEGSIADSNGNRLNFVLKYIREHLTEKIAVDALSRKAYLSRNLFFKWFREQFGITPLEYVNNERIKLAKELLAKPQHSIYDVSKLCGFTDVNYFIRVFRKLEGTTPKAYQSAQE; from the coding sequence ATGCAAGTAAAAAATTATTTGCAGAAAATAGACCTTACGGTCCCACGTGAGTTGCAAACACTGGTAGAGAACAGGCGTGTGTTCAATCTGCGGAGTTGTGAACTGAATATCTTCGAAAGTTATGAGCAGGCCTACCACGTGCCGCTCACTTTTAATGACCTGGTGATCACCAGTATGATCAGGGGTAAAAAAGTGATGCATCTTTCCGATAAACCTTCTTTTGATTACCTCCCGGGTGAAACTGTTATTGTGCCACCACACGAGACCATGATCATTGATTTCCCGGAGGCAACCGTTGATAATCCTACGCAGTGTATCGCGCTGGCCATCGATGATATTTATATCCGGGAAACGGTGGACTATCTGAACAACTACTATAACAGCGGAGAAGGACGCCAGAACTGGCAGCTCTCCTTCCAGCGGTATCACTTTGAGAATAATCATGAGGTTACTGAACTGATCAATAAACTGATCCGGATCTGTACGAGTGAGGACCGGTCAAAGAACATCTATGCAGATCTGCAGCTAAAGGAACTGCTGATCCGGTTACTGCAAAGCCAGCAGCTGGGACAGGCGGTTGAAGGCAGTATTGCTGATAGTAATGGCAACCGGCTGAATTTCGTGCTAAAATATATCAGGGAGCATCTGACGGAAAAAATAGCGGTGGATGCACTGAGCAGGAAGGCTTATCTGAGCAGGAACCTGTTCTTTAAATGGTTCAGGGAGCAGTTTGGCATCACGCCGCTGGAGTATGTCAACAATGAGCGGATAAAGCTGGCGAAAGAGCTATTAGCAAAGCCGCAGCACTCCATCTATGATGTAAGTAAACTCTGCGGCTTTACTGATGTGAACTATTTTATCAGGGTATTCCGGAAACTGGAAGGTACTACACCTAAAGCGTACCAGTCTGCACAGGAATAG
- a CDS encoding aldehyde dehydrogenase family protein: MSIATSAAPSSTLAARPEFKSRYDHFINGEWVPPSSGEYFDNISPIDGKVFTQAARGNAADIDKAIDAAHAAFASWGKTAASYRSNLLLKIAQIVEDNLDYLAVVETIDNGKPLRETKAADLPLVIDHFRYFAGVIRSEEGTISEHDENTVSINLHEPIGVVGQIIPWNFPLLMATWKIAPALAAGCCVVVKPAEQTPTSIMVLMELIGHVLPKGVLNIVTGFGVEAGKPLASSPKVQKVAFTGETTTGRLIMQYASENLIPVTMELGGKSPNIFFESVADADDDFFDKAVEGAVLFALNQGEVCTCPSRILVHEHIYDRFMERVIERTKAIKMGNPLDATVMMGAQASEDQYQKILSYLDIGKQEGAEVLVGGAAYQQNGGLENGYYIQPTLLKGHNKMRVFQEEIFGPVACVTTFKSTEEAVAIANDTLYGLGAGVWTRDAHELYQIPRAIQAGRVWVNCYHAYPAHAPFGGYKKSGFGRETHKMMLNHYRQTKNMLISYGKQKLGFF; the protein is encoded by the coding sequence ATGAGCATTGCAACATCTGCTGCCCCTTCGTCAACCCTGGCAGCACGCCCTGAATTTAAATCAAGGTATGATCACTTCATAAACGGTGAATGGGTGCCACCATCCAGCGGTGAATATTTCGATAACATTTCTCCAATAGATGGTAAAGTATTTACCCAGGCTGCACGGGGAAATGCTGCGGATATTGACAAAGCCATAGATGCGGCGCATGCCGCTTTTGCCTCCTGGGGTAAAACAGCCGCTTCCTACCGGAGTAACCTCCTGCTGAAAATTGCACAGATCGTGGAAGATAACCTGGACTACCTGGCTGTTGTCGAGACAATAGATAATGGTAAGCCACTGAGAGAGACCAAAGCGGCCGATCTGCCTTTGGTAATAGATCATTTCCGCTACTTCGCCGGCGTTATCCGCAGTGAAGAAGGGACTATCAGTGAACATGATGAAAATACCGTCAGCATCAACCTGCACGAGCCGATCGGCGTGGTCGGTCAGATCATTCCATGGAACTTCCCCCTGCTGATGGCTACCTGGAAGATCGCGCCTGCACTGGCTGCCGGCTGCTGCGTAGTGGTGAAACCAGCTGAACAAACGCCGACCAGCATTATGGTGCTCATGGAACTTATCGGACACGTATTACCGAAAGGTGTCCTCAATATAGTGACTGGTTTTGGTGTGGAAGCTGGTAAACCACTGGCATCTTCGCCAAAGGTGCAGAAAGTCGCTTTTACCGGCGAAACAACTACCGGCAGACTCATTATGCAGTATGCCTCTGAAAATCTGATTCCTGTTACGATGGAACTGGGTGGTAAGAGCCCGAACATCTTCTTCGAAAGCGTTGCTGACGCTGATGATGATTTCTTTGATAAAGCGGTGGAGGGTGCCGTGCTTTTTGCGCTCAACCAGGGAGAAGTATGTACCTGTCCCAGCCGTATTCTCGTACACGAGCATATTTACGACCGTTTCATGGAACGTGTCATAGAACGTACCAAGGCGATCAAAATGGGTAATCCGCTCGATGCCACTGTCATGATGGGGGCACAGGCGTCAGAAGACCAGTACCAGAAGATCCTTAGTTACCTTGATATCGGTAAACAGGAAGGGGCGGAGGTACTCGTTGGTGGAGCTGCCTATCAGCAGAACGGTGGTCTGGAAAACGGATATTATATCCAACCGACCCTGCTGAAGGGACACAATAAGATGCGGGTATTCCAGGAAGAGATCTTCGGCCCCGTTGCCTGCGTAACCACTTTTAAATCCACTGAAGAAGCAGTAGCTATCGCCAATGACACCCTCTATGGTCTGGGTGCCGGTGTATGGACGAGAGATGCGCATGAGCTCTATCAGATACCCCGTGCCATTCAGGCCGGCAGGGTGTGGGTGAACTGCTACCATGCGTATCCCGCACACGCGCCATTTGGTGGATATAAGAAGTCTGGTTTTGGCAGGGAAACGCATAAGATGATGCTGAATCACTACCGGCAGACGAAAAACATGCTGATCTCCTACGGGAAACAGAAATTAGGATTCTTTTAG
- a CDS encoding DUF779 domain-containing protein: MIFRIIATDEAISLINELRHKHGPLMFHQSGGCCDGSQPMCFPDGEFKVGASDICLGEVAGCKFYMSADQFEYWKHTQLTLDVIKGRGSSFSLEIPLGVRFHIRSRVFSEEEIAELSRTAN, from the coding sequence ATGATCTTTCGAATCATAGCAACCGACGAAGCCATATCCTTGATCAATGAGCTCCGTCACAAGCACGGCCCCCTGATGTTTCACCAGAGTGGGGGCTGTTGTGACGGCTCACAACCGATGTGCTTCCCGGACGGGGAATTTAAAGTAGGCGCATCGGACATATGTCTCGGCGAGGTCGCCGGATGTAAGTTTTATATGAGCGCGGACCAGTTTGAATATTGGAAGCATACGCAGCTGACCCTGGACGTAATTAAGGGGCGTGGTAGCAGCTTTTCACTGGAAATCCCGCTAGGAGTGCGGTTTCATATAAGATCAAGAGTATTCAGCGAAGAAGAAATAGCTGAATTATCCAGAACCGCAAATTGA
- a CDS encoding cellulase family glycosylhydrolase translates to MKLLKSVSLLLLSSMSLHPLQSWSQGFLKAQDTKIVNQKGENVLLRGIGLGGWMLQEGYMLRVNGQGQQHKIRAGIESIIGREKTQEFYDAWLDNHTTKADIDSMRAWGFNSVRLPMHFNLYTLPSDKEPVAGQNTWLEKGFVLTDSLLSWCKANQMYLILDLHAAPGGQGNDLNISDRDGTKPSLWQNEADRLKTIALWRKLAERYAKEPYIGAYDILNEPNYGFEDPDNDKNGLKEQNNVLLKQLMQDITKAIREVDDRHIIIIEGNGWGNNYNGILPPWDKNMVLSFHKYWNLNDARSIQHFLDFRQRYHIPVWLGETGENSNVWFTEAIRLFEKNNIGWSWWPLKKLGANNPLEIKSNEKYMRVIDYISGKAAAPSADIAYEGLMQVARDANINRNILHRDVIDAMIRQPFSSKTLPFKANAINNKAEIKAVDYDLGALRAAYFDTDTANYRTTNPKWVGGNSGRVYRNDGVDIKADAKETDSYYVTDIATGEWMQYTVSVLQKGKYNIAIIAAPGKTPGKLAISIEGKPVGKVTVIPAKEQKDGAWQTYTLRNIPVRNGRQTVRLSAETGGFDLKAIRFEKSPIP, encoded by the coding sequence ATGAAACTACTCAAAAGCGTCTCGCTATTGCTACTCTCTTCTATGAGCCTGCACCCATTACAAAGCTGGAGCCAGGGATTCCTGAAAGCACAGGACACAAAGATCGTCAACCAAAAAGGGGAAAATGTATTGTTACGTGGCATTGGCCTCGGAGGCTGGATGCTGCAGGAAGGCTATATGCTGCGCGTAAATGGTCAGGGTCAGCAACATAAGATCCGGGCGGGTATCGAAAGTATCATAGGCCGCGAAAAGACACAGGAGTTCTACGATGCCTGGCTGGACAATCATACTACCAAAGCCGATATCGACTCCATGAGAGCCTGGGGGTTCAATTCTGTTCGTTTACCCATGCACTTTAACCTGTATACGTTACCGTCAGACAAAGAGCCTGTAGCCGGACAAAACACCTGGCTTGAAAAAGGGTTTGTACTAACGGATAGTTTGCTTTCGTGGTGTAAGGCCAACCAGATGTACCTGATCCTGGACCTGCATGCAGCTCCCGGTGGACAAGGCAATGACCTGAACATCTCCGACCGTGACGGTACAAAGCCTTCCTTGTGGCAAAATGAGGCCGATCGCCTGAAAACGATCGCCCTCTGGAGGAAACTGGCGGAACGTTATGCAAAAGAGCCCTATATCGGCGCGTATGATATTCTGAATGAGCCCAATTATGGCTTTGAAGACCCGGATAATGACAAGAACGGACTGAAGGAGCAGAATAATGTGCTGCTGAAACAACTGATGCAGGATATAACCAAAGCGATCCGCGAAGTAGACGACCGCCATATCATCATCATTGAAGGAAATGGCTGGGGCAATAACTATAATGGCATCCTGCCGCCGTGGGATAAAAACATGGTCCTGAGCTTCCACAAATACTGGAACCTGAATGACGCCAGATCTATCCAGCACTTCCTGGACTTCCGGCAGCGATACCACATCCCTGTGTGGCTGGGTGAAACAGGCGAAAACTCGAATGTATGGTTCACTGAAGCCATCCGCCTTTTTGAAAAGAACAATATCGGATGGTCCTGGTGGCCATTGAAGAAACTGGGCGCGAATAATCCGCTGGAGATAAAATCCAACGAAAAATACATGCGCGTTATTGATTATATCAGCGGTAAAGCGGCCGCGCCTTCTGCGGATATTGCCTATGAAGGGCTGATGCAGGTAGCGCGGGATGCCAATATTAACCGCAACATCCTGCATCGTGATGTGATTGACGCGATGATCCGTCAGCCGTTCAGCAGCAAGACGCTACCCTTTAAAGCGAATGCGATCAACAATAAAGCGGAGATCAAGGCAGTGGATTATGACCTGGGCGCCTTACGTGCCGCCTACTTCGATACCGATACGGCTAATTACCGCACGACAAATCCCAAATGGGTGGGTGGCAACAGTGGCCGGGTATATCGCAATGATGGTGTTGACATTAAAGCAGATGCGAAGGAGACGGACAGTTATTATGTGACAGATATTGCGACCGGCGAGTGGATGCAATACACGGTGAGCGTATTACAGAAGGGTAAATACAACATCGCTATCATAGCGGCGCCGGGTAAGACGCCAGGTAAACTGGCGATCAGCATTGAGGGTAAACCGGTCGGCAAAGTGACGGTTATTCCTGCGAAAGAGCAGAAGGATGGTGCATGGCAAACCTATACATTGCGTAACATACCCGTCAGGAATGGCCGCCAAACCGTCCGGTTATCCGCCGAAACGGGAGGATTTGACCTGAAGGCCATCCGTTTTGAGAAATCCCCAATACCATAA
- a CDS encoding NAD-dependent epimerase/dehydratase family protein: MKIRAIITGATGMVGEGVLLKCLESADVESVLVINRKPCGVTHPKLKEIIHKDFMNVEPIRSQLSNYNACYFCLGVSSVGMDKDTYYQMTYTLTMHVARVLSELNTDMTFCYVSGGGTDSTEKGRQHWARVKGKTENDLMQLPFKAVYAFRPGFIKKVKGQKNVHPFYRYINWVFPVGRLIYAPAFCKMEELARAMMQVTLRGYEKNVLEGRDIIEMGKEV, encoded by the coding sequence ATGAAAATAAGAGCCATTATTACCGGTGCTACAGGGATGGTAGGTGAGGGTGTGTTGCTGAAGTGCCTGGAAAGCGCTGATGTTGAATCCGTGTTGGTCATCAATCGGAAGCCCTGCGGTGTGACACATCCTAAGTTAAAAGAGATCATTCACAAGGATTTTATGAATGTGGAACCTATCCGTAGTCAGCTGAGTAACTACAACGCCTGTTATTTTTGCCTGGGCGTATCGTCGGTAGGGATGGATAAGGATACCTATTACCAGATGACGTACACGCTGACCATGCATGTCGCCCGTGTATTGAGTGAGCTGAATACTGATATGACCTTCTGTTACGTTTCCGGTGGCGGGACAGACTCCACGGAGAAGGGAAGACAACACTGGGCGAGAGTGAAAGGGAAGACGGAGAATGATCTCATGCAATTGCCGTTTAAGGCAGTGTATGCATTTAGACCTGGGTTTATTAAGAAGGTAAAGGGGCAGAAAAATGTGCATCCTTTTTATAGGTATATTAACTGGGTATTTCCGGTTGGCCGGTTGATATACGCTCCCGCGTTTTGTAAGATGGAAGAGTTGGCGCGTGCGATGATGCAGGTGACGTTAAGGGGGTATGAAAAAAACGTGCTGGAGGGGAGGGATATTATTGAGATGGGGAAGGAGGTATAG
- a CDS encoding DUF1493 family protein: protein MKEELLNDLVAFIHQQSRHFDIPVTTGTSIENDLGITGDDGEDFIIQFSKKYSVDISSFHFTKYFYPEPSMLLIPKEIKILTVGDLMKAIAARRLDDDVING from the coding sequence ATGAAAGAAGAGCTATTAAATGATTTAGTTGCTTTTATACATCAGCAATCAAGGCATTTTGATATTCCGGTTACGACAGGCACTTCAATAGAGAATGATCTTGGTATAACCGGTGATGATGGTGAGGACTTCATAATACAGTTTAGCAAAAAGTACAGTGTAGATATTAGTAGTTTTCATTTCACGAAATATTTCTATCCTGAACCATCTATGTTGCTTATACCAAAGGAAATTAAGATTTTAACCGTAGGTGATCTTATGAAAGCTATAGCGGCGCGGAGATTAGATGATGATGTGATTAACGGATAA